The genome window ATATGCTGAGCATGTGGTCAATAAGTTTGATGAAGCAGAGGATAGCGTAGTTGAACAAATTTATCCTGGTCTTGTACAAAATTATGATAGTTTCTCTTTTGTTGAGTACCATTTGGCAAAGCTTGAAGAGCTTTGGCCTGAAGCTGATTTTGGTCAACAAATGTTGTATCTGGAGCTTAAACAGCGCCTACCAGAGCTGTTGCTCATGCGTGCAGACAAAATGTCAATGGCTGCAAGCATTGAGGCACGTGTACCATTTTTAGATCACAAGCTTGTAGAGTTCATGATGCATGTACCGCTAGAGTTGCGCTGTAGAAATGGAACGACAAAATATTTACTCAAAAAGGCTGCCGAAGGCCTTATACCTCAAGAAATTATTCAGCGTAAAAAAGTTGGCTTTGGGGCTCCAACACATGATTGGCTTGATCAGGGCAAGCATTTTCCGGCCTATTTTGCGCAAGGTGCGCGAAGAGCAAATGGTCAGAAAAATATTATGCCTGCACGTGCGTGTAATAAAATATCACAGGTTTCACGGCTTACGGTACAGCAGTGGATTTTGCATCAGTTGCAGACCTTTGAACAGTTGCAGTAGTTTGTTATAGGGATGGTGTGAGAAGTATAGGTGTAGTTCTTTGTAGTGTGATTGCCTATCTTGGGCTTTCGTGGGTTTTATTTATGCAGGTTCCAGCGATTGTTGATGCACATCTTGATATTGATTCAAAAGCATATGTCAAACGTGCGGAGTTGTTTGCAAAAACTAGTGACTTAGTGGGGCACAAGGAGCAGCTTCCATATTATCCTCTTGGATATCCTTTTTTTATAGGCTTGTTGTTTAAATTATTTGGCTCGAGTAAGCCTGTGGTGATTTGTGCTCAAGTGTTGTTTGGTTTGTGCTCAATTGTTGGCATCTTCTTTTTAACACAGCTCTTTTTTGATTCGTTAGCAGCGTGCATAGCAAGTGTTTTTATGGGACTGAATGTTGGCTATTTGGTATTTGCTCAATTCATGCTTTCAGAAATAATTTTGAGTCTGTTACTGCTTTTATTCTTTTTTCAAATGATGCGCTTTATTACTGATTATGATGTTTATGATGTTGCGTTGGCGGGACTAGTTTTGGGCTTTTCAGTCCTATTCAAACCTGCAGCATTGTATTATCCTCTACTTCTAATTCCTCTTGTATTATGTGTTGGACAGATAGCGTGGGTAAAACGGTTTAAGAATGTAGGGGCATTTATTTTTGCGTTTTTATTACCATTGTGCTCGTACATGACGTACAACAAAGTTGCGCATGGGCAGTTTTATTTGACAGCTATGACTGAGGTTAATGCGCAGCTATGGTTTTTTCCGCATGTTCTTGCTTGTAAAAACTCGTCAGACGTTGAAGTGGAGCGGGCAAAGCTAACTGCTGTTTTTAACAAGCCAGAAGGGTCTAAAAAAATAGCACATATGATGAAACAAGAGTTTGCTAAAAAGCCACTGTTATTTGTTGGGGTGTGGTTTAAAAATGTTATGAAAACGTGGGTCGGTCTTTTTTCATCAAATCTTAAAGTTCTCATGCATGGGCCAGGACGTAAGGGATTGTCTTTTTTTAAACAGCAAGGTTTCTTGTTGCAACGATTTTGGATGTATATGACAGGAGGAACAAAACACACATGGGTGCAGGTTATTGCTGTATCTGAAATGGTGTGGAGTGTTGTGCGTTATTTTCTTTGTTTAAGTGGCTTATGTGTTTTACTGCGACAGAGACGATGGATGATGCTTGTGTTCTTGTTATCCTATTTATTTTATTTTTCTATGATAACTGGGCACGATGGGTGTGCTCGATTTCGTATGATGTTTGAGTTCGTACTGATTTTACTTGCAGCAGGAGGTGCGTATGAACTTATTAGACCAAGAAAAAGGAAAAGAAGGTTGGTCTGACGGCAATGACGGAAAAGGGAGAGGAGTACGTTGTGCGCAACGTGTATGTAGTTATTCTTG of Campylobacterota bacterium contains these proteins:
- a CDS encoding glycosyltransferase family 39 protein, translated to MRSIGVVLCSVIAYLGLSWVLFMQVPAIVDAHLDIDSKAYVKRAELFAKTSDLVGHKEQLPYYPLGYPFFIGLLFKLFGSSKPVVICAQVLFGLCSIVGIFFLTQLFFDSLAACIASVFMGLNVGYLVFAQFMLSEIILSLLLLLFFFQMMRFITDYDVYDVALAGLVLGFSVLFKPAALYYPLLLIPLVLCVGQIAWVKRFKNVGAFIFAFLLPLCSYMTYNKVAHGQFYLTAMTEVNAQLWFFPHVLACKNSSDVEVERAKLTAVFNKPEGSKKIAHMMKQEFAKKPLLFVGVWFKNVMKTWVGLFSSNLKVLMHGPGRKGLSFFKQQGFLLQRFWMYMTGGTKHTWVQVIAVSEMVWSVVRYFLCLSGLCVLLRQRRWMMLVFLLSYLFYFSMITGHDGCARFRMMFEFVLILLAAGGAYELIRPRKRKRRLV